Within Sorghum bicolor cultivar BTx623 chromosome 2, Sorghum_bicolor_NCBIv3, whole genome shotgun sequence, the genomic segment catctccatctcgCAGGGTGATCCTGATCCAGCTTAGCACAAGCTCCTTCAGGTGTGGGCAGAAGGTGGACAGAAAGCGTTCCAGCTCACGGCCGTCCACGCCGGCGCTCGATATCTCGAGGGTGGCCAGCGCCGTGAACACCGCGCCGCCGGCCGGTGGCAGCTGGAACCGGAGGGTGCACGTGACATCCAAGTATATAGCAGTAACCCTCTCGCACTGGGGAAGCAggagctcctcctcctcgtgcgcCCCGTCGTCGTAGGGCAGCGAGAGCGACAGCTTGCCCGTGAGGCGTTCCGAGGCGAAGCGCAGCCACGGAGCGGCGCGGTCCGTGTGGATGTGAACGCCGCCGGTTGGCGACGCGTACGGCATCGTGATCTCGAGGAGGTTCACGGTGGCCGCCGAGTAGGCGGCCAGGGCGTCGTCGACGCGGTCGTGCGcttgtgccgccgccgccggcaccgACTCGCTTCCGTCGTAGCCGAAAGAGAGCTCGGGGAGGAAGGCCCAGACGCGGCGCCAGCGGCGGGAGAGGATGCTTGTGCGCGCGGCCTCCGCGGTGTCCCGGAGCTGGAGCAGGATGCTGTGGAGGAGATCGTCTGAGAGGCCGCTGATGCGGTCCTCGGCTCCCCGTCGGCAGCCACCGACGACGTCGTCTTCATCTGTTGTTCTCATCAGCCGCCTTTTGGAGGATGGATCGGCGGCGGTGCCCATAATCGATCGATCGGGTCCTATCGATTTCAATTCCTTAATTGTTACCTCCACATATATAGAGAGACGTGCCCTAGTAGGTTATTACAGTATGGATTTGCTTCGGTCTGTCGATCGTCTGTGCGTGTACGATTCCGACACAGAGTAGAAAATAAATATTATCGACGTGCATGTCTCCAAAACATAttttataattaactaacttatatataataatatatatttagtatcATCAatgctaatatttttttttatagatTGATCGAACTTAAAAGTGAGAGTTACACTTTCTTTTAGACTAGCTAGCTAACATGTTCATGCATATCAATAGGATGCTCAATAACATTGATACTGCTACACAGGGGCTAAGAATTTCGACATTCTCGTTGAATTTCCCTTGAATGAAACTCATAAGTTCTTTCACACCATCCATGTCAGAGAAAAATAGCTATACATTCAACTTCTATATGTAATCAAACATTGCAGATAAGTCATAATGAGCAAAATGCGTAATTCAAATGTTACATGTCTGATGAGTCCGTGTCAGGTGTCCATGATGGTCACCGCTGGATTGAGTCCGTGAACTCATGGGCAGGAGCCAGGGGGTATGCCTCTGTATTCTATGGCATACCCATGTTTTCTGCAATAAAAGCAAATATATGTATAAATGTATAATTGTATAGTATGTTGTAAATTGGTCCATAAGCACAATTACTATCAGTTAGAGATGGGGGTGGTGTTTCAAATGGATACCGCGATTCTTTTTTAATGTAATTTAataaactaaataaaaaaataaggaAAGAAAATATCAATTTAGTTCATTAAGTTGAATTAGAAAAGAACCATGGATATTCGTTTGgaagtcaggccttgtttagttggcaaaaattttgtattttggatactgtagtactttcgtttgtttgtggtaaatattgtctaatcatagactctcacgatttacaggcaaactgtgtaattaatttttgtttttatcttaaTTTAATTTAATACTCCGtacagattcgatgtgatggaaaattttgaatttttttaactaaaaaaAGGCCTCACTGGAAAACTGCATCTCGTCTCCGCTCTCCTGTTTGGCGAATCGGTGATTCGACACTCTTTCATCTATATATATAGGCATGGCACCTTAATTAATTAGGGTTGCGGTGCATCAACTCAGAAGTCGGAAGCGCTCGCAACAGCCATCAGTCATATGGCGCAGCCAGCACCCTTCCCCTGCTCCTCGGTCCCCAGCATCCCTCTCCCTCGGCGGCTCCAATGTCCCCATCTCCCAGATCCATTCTCTACTCTAGACTCCAGCGACGTCCAGATATTTAATTTTCTTTTAGTTTAGAAGAAATTAAAATAATTTTGATTGACGAAATCTAGAGTGAATCTTTGCAACATAATAATTAAATTGCATATTTGCATTGAAATTTTTACGTCCAGATGCAAAATCCTAGCTCTGCCACTGCGTGAACTAAGTTGAGGATAACGATAGAATCCTCTTCTACACTCACGAGCAACTAGCGCAGTGGTAAGCTGGGAAGTTTGGTTTGAGTTTGATTCCCACTTAGCACACCTTTTTTCTATCTATTTTACCAAATGCTAGGTCAATTCGAGTGTTGGGTCATGCCGTGGTCTCGATTCTTCCTCAACGTATCTTTTTTCTATATAGATCCACTGACTAAAGTTTAGGAGGTGCGGCGTAGGATGTTCAGATCCTAATAAAAAACAGATTATCAGTAATCTACGATACAAATTtactaagcctaattaatctaataTTAACACATATTTATTGTAGCACTATCTTAtcaaatcatgaactaattcatCTCGTAAAATAGTCTTAATCTATGTATTTAgtttcataattaatctatatttaatactacaaGCATGTCTAAATATCCAATGCGATAGTGACTGAAGTTTAGGAGGTGAAACCATATATATTTTACCAAATAGCGGGTCAACTCGAGTGTTGGGCCACGCCGTGGGCAGGATGTTGAGCACAcctttttttatttagtttaCCAAATGCTGGGCCAATTTGAGTGTTGGGCCACACCATGGGCAGAACGCTGAgcacatctttttttttctatttattttacCAAATCCTGGACCAACTTGAGTGCTAGGCTCCGCCATGGGCAGGATGCTGAGGACAcctttttttatttagtttaccaaatgcttggacaaCTCAAATGTTGGGCCACGTCATGGGTAGGATGCTGAGCACGACTTTTTTTCCTATTTATTTTACCAAACCCTGGGCCAACTTGAGTGTTGGGCCTCGTCGTGGGGCACAATTTTTTTCctatttatttttgtctatctaTTTTACCAAAgaaaaaagtctactttttctCCTAAATTTTTACGAAAGTCCGTTTTTCCTCCCTTAATTCCAAAACCAGGTAAATCACCTTCCTCAACTTTTCAAACCGTGCATTTTACCTCCCTAGAGCAGTTTCGAAGGCAGTTTTGCTACAATAAATAGTGGTTTTGCTACGGTAAATTCATAGCCAAATATTGAAAGTGGGAAGGCCGCTCGCCGCAAAATTTCAGGATGTGCGCATAGTGTATTTAGAATGCCCGCCAAAGGCCAAGgtgtctcttttttttttcttctgttaTTTTTTTCTTAGCCATCGAAATAATAAAATAGTGACAGATAAGAACCAAATTTTGAATACCGTGGACCACTTGTTTAGGCGATAACCAAAATTTAGATTACGATGTACTTACTTGTTTAGGGAATAACCAAAATTTTAGAGTTTAGCTATAGCTATCAAATTGTTTAGGACCGGTAATCTAAATAAATCACTAATGTCCCCTCTTATGACACACTAATCATACCAATAGTAAAAAAGATATTGTACAACTGACGAGATCTTACAGATATTGTATACTCGACTTTACCTTTATAGTTTTTATGTTTAAAGTGCACAATAGATATACATCTGGCAAATAACAAAGCCTTTACAGAAGTATGTCTCTAAATTCCTCAATAAAATAAACTATACACATAATGCTAGGTTGTAACTGACTTATGAATACCAGACATGAAACACAAACCAATCTTAGTAATGCTGAAATACAATAGAACAGCCAAAAAGCTTCCAATACAGTGCTTTGACATCTTATCCAATATTACCGCTACGCGATAGTAGCACCAAAACATGCATTGCAAATTTTGTTACAGTTTATCCAAACCAAACAATGCCTAACGACATTAGCTACTATTAATGTTAACTGAGTTTAGAACCAAACTGTGTTATGCCAATAATGTAATAACAAGCAAAAGACAATTGAATATATGAGGGGTGAAATTAACACGAACACAAACTTACCGCATGCCGTAGATCTCGCTTCACCAACTACGTAGGCTGTGCTTCAAATCGTACAGCAATACATCGATCCTTTATTCCTGCAGGCAGATAGACAAGTTCACACTCGTCAACTTGTCTGCAGAAGCTAAAAAAACAAGCAGACATCACTACTGGAAAACAGGACTTCGCCAAGTGCCTGGCGCACTTGGCGAAGGCCACTTTACACTTGGCGAAGGCTTCGCCGAGTTCCGCACTCGGCGAAGAGCACTCGGCGAAGATCTTGTCGGTGAAGAGCTCTTCGCCGAGTGCCAAATttcggcacttggcgaagccttcgccaagtgccaaatCCCCACTTGGCGAAGATAACGGCAGGTGGCTTCTCCGTCCTCTTCGCCAAGTGGGAccctggcacttggcgaaggcttcgccaagtgccggccacgtggcacttggcgaagaaatgttttatttttttaaaaaaagtattcttcgccaagtgccacgtggcaggcacttggcgaagcctctGCCTTCACCAAGTGCCAGCcacgtggcacttggcgaagccccTCAGCCCGTGACTTTTACACTTGGCTTTCCCAGCTTcgccaagtgcggcacttggcgaagaggccttcgccaagtgcggcacttggcgaagctgggaaattttatttttttttaaaaaatgtccGGGCTATTTCCGCGCAATCCGCTATTAGGACAGCGTATCCATCGACAATTACTCATCACATATATCACAATATAGCACATATATCACATATATCGCAATACAACCATCGACATGTCCACAACCACATATCATCCATCACAATCACATAAACACATCGTCCATCCTCGACGAACACCACGTCCAACACATAGTCCATCACATAGTCCATCACAATCCATCAACTAAGTCCAACACATAAACAAGTAAAGAGACGTGCGAGGTACCTACGGCTCCCCATGGTGAGCAGAGTGTGAATCAGCCCACTGGTCCCACACAGGGTCACCCTGCTGCGGCTGAGTAGAGGCACCCGGCGGCGGACGAGGGAGAGTCGGCCACCCGGCCTGCGGAAGAGGGCCACCGTAGACCCCGGCCTGTGGAGGAGGGCGAGTCGAGTACCCTGGCCAAGTGAACTGCGGAGGGCACCGAGGGGGCCACGTGTACTGCGGAGCAGCGCCAGGGTACACGTACTGTGGAGGAGGGGCACCGTGCAACCCTCCCTGTGGAGAAGGCCCCTGTGGAGAAGGCACCTCTGGTGGAGTCGGGTTCGAACCCGCTGACTGTGGCTGCACAACGAAGTAGGGAATCCGTTAGTAACTGTGAGATGATCGcaaaagctaaagaaatcaatgACTTTGAAGGTACTCACCGGGGTCCCGAAATACACCACTGGCCCACCACCTGGCGCCTGCGAAGCTGCCTGGGCCTGCGCTGCCTGCGCGGCTGCCTGCGCTGCCTGCGCTGCCTCTAGTTGCTGTAGTAACGAGGGAGGGATGGGAGGTATTACCGCACCTGGTATCTGAATCGCCCCAAAGTAGCCAACCATCTCCTCCAAGACCTTTGCAGTGGCAACTTGTACCTGGGCCTGGATCTGTTCCTGCATGTCACTCTGCATCTGATTCATCTGAGCCTGCAATATACGACACACAAGGTTTAAACAATGCAAAGGAAATGATCGAATACATAAAGCAATGGACAACGAAAGAAAGTGAAGTCACCTGAAAGGCCGCCACCATCTGCGCCGAGCTCTGCTGCCGAGGTCGTATGGGCACGGAGCTGCTCGTGCTCCTCGACCGAATCGTGGCGAGGTTGTCCACGGAGGACGAGGAGATGGCGCTGTTGGCCATCCAGTACCGGCCGTGCTGCTTCCCTCCTCCCAGCCTCATCACGAGGTCTGTGTCGAGGGGCTGGGCGGTCGGGTCGAAGTCGGCCCCATGGCGCTCGCGAGCCGCCGCCGTGTACTCCGTGAGCTTGGTGTAGGCGTTCTCGTTGGTGTACGCCTCGGGCCCGTGAGCTGGGTCGTACACGTTGTCCGGAGCTGTCGCCTTGCCCCTGTGTGCCAGGGCGTACGCCAAGTACTCGTTGCACTCTCGGTTCTCGTGCGACCGTGACTGCGAGGAAAACACAAAGACGATCACAAGTAATGAAAATTGAGCGTTAGAATTAAAAAATGAATAACACAAGTAATATACCCATCTCTCGGCGTACTGGGCGAGGGGCTGTGGGCCCTGGTGGTGTGGCAACCCAGGCATCTGCAAGCGGCACTCCCGACGCTCCATGTGCTTCGCATAGGCCTCCTCTGAGAGCCACTTGTCCACAATGTCCTCCCAGCAGTTGTGGTATGCACCGCACCAGTCCGGACACACCTGCATGCCATCAAAAGTGTTTGATACATCATAAGGTGAATTCAAGTCAACCAATTTGGAATGAAAGAAAACATAACAAATGATTTGTGCTTACGTTAAGGTACTGCTCCTTGGTGAGGTCGGTCCTCTGACACACCATCTCCCTAGCCTCTTGCTTGTCGACCCGTCGATTTTCCACGTCCCCGTAGTGCTTGATGATGCAAGAGAGCCGCGTCTCGTGGTAGAATTCCGAGAGGCGGTTTTTGGCGACCACGTCCAGCACCGCATTCGCCTGGTCCTCGTACCCCTCGTCGCACTTGTAGTAGTTCTGCATGCAAACGCGATGTAACCTTTCATTATTTGAAGAAGTATCGACAAGTGCGTAGTATTGACCAAGGCAGTAGGATGAAGACTCACCCAGAAGTCTTGCTTGATCTTCTCAGCAATGCTGATGCCGAGCGACTGGTCCTGAGCGGTGTAGAAGGCCTCCCACGAGTACGGCGGCCCGTCCACCCCGGCATGGAAGACTTTGCCAGGGTAGTGTTTCCGAATGAGCAGAGTCACCGTGCCATTGATGTGGCGACCTCGCTCTCCGGACACAACGATCCAGTTCCTGCACAAGTAATTAAGAATAATTGCTAGTATGAGGTTTGAGTTTAAAAATGTCGTACGAACCAATAGTACAAATATACATGGTTACTTACTTGTTGCCGTTGGGTCTGATCACCGGGCGCTGGTGCGGGAGGGGCATAGCCTGGAGCCTAGAGGGCCCGCGCAGGTAGACTTTGCGGGTACCAGAGGAACTGGAACCCCCTCCACCTGTCGTCTCACCGTCGTCCTCGCCCCCCTGCTGGTGGTCGTCGTCCTCGCCCCCCTGCTGGTGGTCGTCGTCCTCGCCCCCTCGCTGgtggtcgtcgtcctcgtccccCCGCTGgtggtcgtcgtcctcgtcaCCCGGGGGTGTCCGCGGGGGCGGCTCCTCCCTCGTACGTGTGCGGcggctcctcgtcctcctcaccGACGGCTCTGCACCGTCGTCGGCGTCCCTCGACTGGTAGAGGGACGCGACCTGTCGCTGGGGTCTGCTGCCCGCTCTCCTACCTCCTCCCGGCATTGTGCCGAGTGCCTGCAATTACAAAGATTAAGCCAATTAGTACAAATACACAAGAAGTACTTATAAAGAcatgcaaaatgaaataaacatAATTACGAATAACAATTAAATATTACATGCAATTTAGTCCTCATCGCTATCAATGTTGTCGAACGATTCTCCCTCGCCTTCGCTACTAACAGCCTCGTCATGGTCACTCGGCGACTTCAAGCGCTCAAGCAATCGTAAGTCCCTAGCATCATTCACCTCATATCCCTCGTCCTCATCAACTTCGTTGTCTACTTCCATATCCATTAGTGAACGAATATCTATCTCCAACCTCCCTTCTAGCCCCTCAGGTTGAAAGAATTCTCCGACATATGTGTTAGGATCAAAGTTGTAATCGTCATCGTTCGGGACAGGCGCTTTACCACGTGGCGATACCAAGTGCACAAGGTACCAACCCTTGAGATTATTATTCTGTTGGCACGCCCATGGGAGATAATAAACTTGTGTGGCCTGTTGAGCCACAATATAGACATCATCTCCATGATACACGCGATCATGTCGAATTTCGACTTGCCCAATCTCAGGTGCTCTTCTGACGGCATCTGGATCGAACCAATGGCATCTGAATATAACTACATTGAGAGGTTTTGCACCCTCAAACGTGACCTCAAATATTTCTTCAACTATGCCATAATAGTCGCGATCATCGGTGCCGGGCGTACGAACTCCGGTATTCGTGGTGCTTCGATTGGGCCGACTCTCCTCATAACTTCTCGTGTGAAAGCGATACCCATTGACATCGTAAACTGTGAATGAGTTGACCCTATAGGCGCAGCCACGAGCAACCTGTTTCAACTCATCATCAATATCAGGATCCTTGATGGCCTGCGAGGTGATGACAGGTATAGATCGTTACAGTAATTGCTCATACAACCAAAGTGGAATGTAAAAAGATC encodes:
- the LOC8084096 gene encoding F-box/LRR-repeat protein At5g35995, translated to MGTAADPSSKRRLMRTTDEDDVVGGCRRGAEDRISGLSDDLLHSILLQLRDTAEAARTSILSRRWRRVWAFLPELSFGYDGSESVPAAAAQAHDRVDDALAAYSAATVNLLEITMPYASPTGGVHIHTDRAAPWLRFASERLTGKLSLSLPYDDGAHEEEELLLPQCERVTAIYLDVTCTLRFQLPPAGGAVFTALATLEISSAGVDGRELERFLSTFCPHLKELVLSWIRITLRDGDGDGDPPVLSIRSDSLRRLDTSAMGSFKGVLKVAAPELRSFCPSSCGQRDLDIAAPKLSELLWISPCYDPARHRFAESGRHLRRLVTSTSIRHAAVALMRRFDIVDELNFEVSISEVHHLPHPTYSLRTHISCRFG